The Candidatus Rokuibacteriota bacterium genome window below encodes:
- a CDS encoding type II toxin-antitoxin system prevent-host-death family antitoxin — MVAVGIRELKNRLSQYVRRVRAGERVVVPERGTPVAIMSPPAKAREDRRIQAMLSKGEARWGGGKPKGARRPARLTGPSVARAVLEDRR, encoded by the coding sequence ATGGTTGCCGTCGGGATCAGGGAACTGAAGAACCGGCTCAGCCAGTACGTCAGGAGAGTACGGGCCGGGGAGCGCGTGGTGGTGCCCGAGCGGGGCACGCCAGTGGCCATCATGTCGCCCCCCGCGAAGGCTCGCGAGGACCGACGCATCCAGGCCATGCTCAGCAAGGGCGAGGCCCGCTGGGGGGGCGGAAAGCCGAAGGGGGCCAGGCGACCGGCCCGGCTCACGGGACCCTCGGTCGCCCGGGCGGTGCTCGAGGACCGCCGGTGA
- a CDS encoding DUF2283 domain-containing protein, whose amino-acid sequence MRTALLYPRAYTRYIVELRPSQGAEREVEVGFVVDLDLQGHVVGIEILDLKRQAGERVIERLEADLRGAPAMSFTCDRVNDAFYFALWNSSKSDSRPTDGVIVLDGDGHILRIETELL is encoded by the coding sequence ATGAGGACTGCCTTGCTGTATCCAAGAGCATACACGAGGTATATCGTCGAGCTTCGGCCTTCTCAGGGTGCAGAACGAGAAGTAGAGGTGGGTTTCGTTGTCGATCTTGATCTTCAAGGACACGTCGTCGGCATTGAGATCCTTGACCTGAAGCGGCAGGCTGGCGAGAGGGTCATCGAGCGACTCGAGGCGGATCTAAGGGGAGCCCCCGCGATGAGCTTCACGTGTGATCGCGTTAATGACGCCTTCTACTTTGCGTTGTGGAACTCCTCAAAGAGCGATTCAAGACCAACCGACGGCGTCATCGTTCTCGATGGCGATGGACACATTCTCAGAATCGAGACTGAGTTGCTCTGA
- a CDS encoding DUF4279 domain-containing protein, translated as MDSSDDKWSLASLHIMSTTMGTADFTRILNTEPTGVFEQGTPIDSRNPGGPLRRDSAWILDSGLPEWEALEAKVMKLLEFCEQNRSVMGELARRCQFALVCAFAADNGQGSFFLEATVMKRLAAIPVDLELHLYPPASADLTVQ; from the coding sequence TTGGATAGCAGCGACGACAAGTGGAGTCTCGCGTCACTTCACATCATGAGCACCACCATGGGAACCGCGGACTTCACCAGAATCTTGAACACCGAACCAACGGGCGTCTTTGAGCAGGGCACACCCATCGATTCTCGTAACCCCGGTGGGCCGTTGAGGCGGGACTCCGCATGGATCCTGGATAGCGGTCTTCCGGAATGGGAGGCGCTGGAGGCGAAGGTCATGAAGCTGCTCGAGTTCTGTGAGCAGAATCGCAGCGTCATGGGAGAACTGGCGCGGCGCTGCCAGTTCGCGCTGGTGTGTGCGTTTGCGGCGGACAATGGACAGGGATCGTTCTTCCTCGAAGCGACCGTCATGAAGAGACTGGCCGCCATTCCGGTAGATCTTGAACTTCATCTCTACCCGCCTGCCTCGGCCGACCTGACCGTCCAGTAG